Proteins found in one Pectobacterium atrosepticum genomic segment:
- the cheA gene encoding chemotaxis protein CheA has translation MDMSAFYQTFFDEADELLADMEQHLLLLDPSEPDTEQLNAIFRAAHSIKGGAGTFGFKALQETTHLLENLLDGARRGEMRLSTDIINLFLETKDIMQDQLDAYKTAQEPNAESFEYICQALRQLALESKADDDATQHDTTQHSASQASNGAGKGEMRIALTGLKSQEIPQMLEELGNLGTVKDPHQTDTSVEVTLVTSESEDDISAVLCFVLEPEQISFKPAVASQPVVAEVVEALAAVETPVVPVAPPAPVAAKPQSAPENGKNKAKTGDTSIRVAVEKVDQLINLVGELVITQSMLAQRSSELDPVAHGDLLNSMGQLERNARDLQESVMSIRMMPMEYVFSRFPRLVRDLAAKLDKQVELTLMGSSTELDKSLIERIIDPLTHLVRNSLDHGIESPDKRVAAGKAAVGNLTLSAEHQGGNICIEVIDDGAGLNRERILAKALSQGLAVSDSMSDEDVGMLIFAPGFSTAEKVTDVSGRGVGMDVVKRNIQEMGGHVEIHFQAGKGTTIRILLPLTLAILDGMSVKVNKEVFILPLNAVMESLQPQSEDLYPLAGGERVLQVRGEYLPLVELFHIFDVDGAKTDATQGIVVILQSAGRRYALLVDQLIGQHQVVVKNLESNYRKVPGVSAATILGDGSVALIVDVSALQALNREKRVVETAA, from the coding sequence ATGGACATGAGTGCTTTCTATCAAACATTCTTTGATGAAGCAGATGAATTACTGGCAGATATGGAACAACACTTATTATTGTTGGATCCATCGGAGCCCGATACCGAGCAATTGAATGCGATTTTCCGTGCGGCTCACTCCATAAAAGGAGGCGCTGGCACATTCGGCTTTAAAGCATTGCAGGAAACTACGCACCTTTTAGAAAATTTACTCGATGGGGCAAGACGTGGCGAAATGCGTCTTAGCACTGATATCATCAATCTGTTTCTGGAAACAAAAGACATTATGCAGGATCAGTTGGACGCTTATAAAACCGCACAGGAACCCAATGCTGAAAGCTTTGAGTACATCTGTCAGGCTCTGCGCCAGCTTGCTCTGGAATCTAAAGCTGATGATGACGCAACCCAGCATGACACCACACAGCATTCTGCTAGTCAGGCATCTAACGGTGCAGGTAAAGGTGAAATGCGTATCGCATTAACCGGTCTGAAATCTCAGGAAATACCTCAGATGCTGGAAGAACTCGGCAATCTGGGAACCGTTAAAGATCCTCACCAGACTGACACTAGCGTAGAAGTGACATTGGTCACGTCTGAAAGCGAAGACGATATTAGTGCTGTGCTGTGTTTTGTTCTCGAACCTGAACAAATAAGCTTTAAGCCTGCCGTAGCCAGTCAACCTGTTGTCGCTGAAGTCGTGGAGGCATTGGCCGCGGTTGAAACGCCTGTAGTGCCAGTGGCACCGCCCGCGCCAGTTGCTGCAAAACCGCAATCTGCACCGGAAAATGGAAAAAATAAAGCAAAAACCGGTGATACCAGCATTCGCGTAGCGGTAGAGAAGGTCGATCAGCTTATCAACCTCGTTGGTGAGTTAGTCATTACGCAATCAATGTTGGCACAGCGCTCAAGTGAACTCGATCCTGTGGCGCATGGTGACCTACTCAACAGTATGGGCCAGTTGGAACGTAACGCTCGCGATCTGCAAGAGTCCGTTATGTCCATCCGTATGATGCCGATGGAATATGTATTCAGCCGCTTCCCTCGTTTGGTTCGTGACTTGGCTGCCAAATTGGATAAGCAGGTCGAGCTAACGCTGATGGGGAGTTCGACTGAATTAGATAAGAGTTTGATCGAACGTATTATTGATCCTCTGACACACTTAGTGCGTAACAGCCTCGATCACGGTATCGAATCTCCAGATAAGCGCGTTGCGGCCGGTAAGGCTGCTGTAGGTAACCTGACGCTTTCTGCGGAACATCAAGGTGGTAACATCTGCATTGAAGTTATCGACGATGGGGCCGGGCTCAACCGCGAGAGAATTCTGGCTAAAGCGTTGTCTCAAGGGTTGGCAGTGAGCGATTCGATGTCTGATGAAGACGTGGGCATGTTGATCTTTGCTCCAGGCTTCTCCACAGCTGAGAAAGTCACGGATGTTTCTGGCCGTGGCGTAGGCATGGACGTAGTGAAGCGGAATATTCAGGAAATGGGTGGTCATGTCGAAATTCACTTCCAGGCTGGAAAAGGCACGACTATCAGAATTCTGTTGCCATTAACGTTAGCCATTCTTGATGGCATGTCCGTTAAAGTTAACAAAGAAGTCTTTATTCTACCGCTTAACGCCGTGATGGAATCTTTGCAGCCGCAGTCGGAAGACCTGTATCCGTTAGCTGGCGGAGAGCGCGTATTGCAGGTTCGTGGTGAATATTTACCTCTCGTTGAATTGTTCCATATCTTTGATGTGGATGGCGCTAAAACGGATGCTACCCAGGGTATTGTCGTTATTCTGCAAAGTGCAGGTAGACGTTATGCCTTGTTGGTCGATCAGTTGATTGGGCAGCATCAGGTCGTCGTCAAAAACCTGGAAAGTAATTATCGCAAGGTACCAGGCGTTTCAGCCGCTACCATTCTTGGTGATGGCAGCGTTGCGCTGATTGTGGATGTTTCAGCGTTACAAGCGCTTAATCGTGAAAAGCGTGTGGTTGAAACTGCTGCTTAA
- the motB gene encoding motility protein MotB: MKHQHPIIRKKRKSGHGGHHGGSWKIAYADFMTAMMALFLVMWLIAISTPMQLAQIAEYFRTPLKVALTSGSKSSDSSSPIPGGGNDPTQQDGEVRKAIKTDNVEKKLDEVRLNRLRERLDQLIEADPRLRALRPHLLIEMIEEGLRIQIIDSQNRPMFKTGSAQVEPYMRDILRAIAPIMNDFPNKLSISGHTDDVQYTTGERGYSNWELSADRANASRRELIWGGLSDGKVLRVVGMAATMSLKQAASGNDAINRRISLLVLSRQAQKDIEEENAESSAVNIDKAENLQNIGLDKPKPTTPAAENSDNNNTSGSGGSSPQPTNGVPAPERQQPTTALPAAPDSQATPSQ, translated from the coding sequence ATGAAACATCAGCATCCCATTATTCGCAAAAAGCGTAAGTCTGGACATGGGGGCCACCATGGTGGCTCCTGGAAGATTGCCTACGCTGACTTTATGACAGCAATGATGGCATTGTTTCTGGTAATGTGGCTTATCGCAATTTCTACGCCAATGCAACTGGCGCAAATCGCAGAGTATTTTCGTACTCCGCTAAAGGTTGCGTTAACTTCAGGCTCTAAATCAAGCGACAGTTCTAGCCCAATACCCGGTGGGGGGAATGATCCCACTCAGCAAGATGGTGAAGTGAGAAAGGCCATCAAAACGGATAACGTGGAAAAGAAGTTGGATGAGGTTCGACTCAATAGACTGCGTGAACGCTTGGATCAGTTAATTGAGGCTGATCCTCGATTACGTGCACTCCGCCCACATCTGTTAATTGAAATGATTGAGGAAGGATTACGCATCCAAATCATTGATAGTCAAAACCGTCCAATGTTTAAAACTGGGAGCGCACAGGTTGAGCCTTATATGCGAGATATCCTGCGTGCGATAGCCCCTATTATGAATGATTTCCCTAATAAGCTGAGTATATCAGGTCATACTGATGATGTTCAGTATACGACAGGGGAACGTGGTTATAGTAACTGGGAATTGTCCGCAGATCGTGCCAATGCATCACGCCGAGAGCTTATTTGGGGTGGTTTGTCTGATGGAAAAGTTTTGCGCGTTGTTGGTATGGCTGCGACAATGAGCCTCAAACAGGCGGCAAGTGGAAATGATGCGATTAACCGACGCATCAGTTTGTTGGTATTGAGCAGACAAGCGCAAAAAGACATTGAAGAAGAAAATGCAGAAAGCTCTGCTGTAAATATAGACAAGGCGGAAAATTTACAAAATATAGGGTTGGATAAGCCTAAACCTACCACTCCGGCTGCCGAAAATAGTGATAACAACAATACGAGTGGAAGTGGTGGATCATCGCCACAACCAACTAATGGAGTTCCTGCTCCAGAGCGCCAACAGCCAACGACTGCGTTGCCTGCTGCGCCCGATAGCCAGGCGACGCCTTCTCAATAA
- the motA gene encoding flagellar motor stator protein MotA produces MLVILGYIVIVASILGGYLMVGGALGALYQPSELLIIGGAAIGAFIVGNNGKAIKATIRALPLLIKSSKYNKALYMDLMALLFRVMAKSRQQGMLSLEFDIDNPRESEIFSSYPNILSDNNIVEFITDYLRLMVSGNMNAFEIETLMDEEIETVEHESEVPASSLTMMGDGLPAFGIVAAVMGVVHSLAYVDRPAAELGMMIAHAMVGTFLGILLAYGFVSPLAALLRQKNAEKIKVLQCIKVTLLSSLNGYAPQIAVEFGRKTLYSTERPSFTELEEHIRRVKSPTQQASDSNA; encoded by the coding sequence GTGCTGGTTATATTGGGTTATATCGTAATTGTGGCCTCGATACTCGGCGGTTATCTCATGGTCGGTGGGGCCTTGGGGGCGCTTTATCAACCTTCGGAGCTGCTTATTATCGGCGGTGCAGCGATAGGCGCTTTCATCGTTGGGAACAACGGAAAGGCGATAAAAGCAACAATACGTGCGTTACCTCTTTTGATCAAAAGCTCCAAGTACAATAAAGCGTTGTATATGGACCTCATGGCCTTGCTCTTTCGTGTGATGGCCAAATCCCGCCAGCAAGGCATGCTTTCCTTGGAGTTTGATATTGATAATCCTCGTGAAAGTGAAATTTTCTCAAGCTATCCGAATATCCTTTCCGACAACAATATTGTTGAGTTTATCACCGATTATTTGCGTTTGATGGTCAGCGGTAACATGAATGCATTTGAGATTGAAACGCTGATGGATGAAGAGATCGAAACGGTTGAACACGAGAGTGAAGTGCCTGCGTCCAGTTTGACGATGATGGGGGACGGTCTCCCTGCGTTTGGTATCGTCGCCGCAGTTATGGGCGTTGTTCACTCATTGGCCTATGTTGACCGGCCTGCCGCTGAGTTGGGGATGATGATCGCCCACGCTATGGTGGGAACCTTCCTTGGTATTCTACTGGCTTACGGTTTTGTCTCTCCACTGGCAGCGCTGTTGCGTCAGAAAAATGCAGAAAAAATCAAAGTATTGCAGTGCATTAAAGTCACTTTACTGTCGAGCCTTAATGGCTATGCTCCGCAAATTGCCGTTGAATTTGGACGTAAAACGCTCTACTCAACGGAGCGTCCTTCCTTTACCGAATTAGAAGAGCACATTCGTCGAGTGAAATCACCGACTCAGCAAGCGTCGGACAGTAACGCATGA
- the flhD gene encoding flagellar transcriptional regulator FlhD → MGTSELLKHIYDINLSYLLLAQRLINDEKASAMFRLGINDEMANILMQLTLPQMVKLAETNQLICHFRFNDHNTIKVLTQESRVDDLQQIHTGILLSSSLLQQLASKEENLPKKRA, encoded by the coding sequence ATGGGTACCTCTGAATTACTCAAACACATTTATGACATTAATCTGTCTTATTTGTTACTGGCGCAACGCTTAATAAATGATGAAAAAGCTTCTGCGATGTTTCGTCTGGGAATCAATGACGAGATGGCAAATATCTTGATGCAACTGACTTTACCGCAGATGGTTAAATTGGCAGAAACTAACCAACTGATATGCCATTTCCGCTTTAACGATCACAATACAATCAAAGTGTTGACCCAGGAATCACGTGTGGATGATTTACAGCAAATTCATACGGGGATTTTGTTGTCGAGCAGCTTATTACAACAGTTAGCTTCGAAAGAAGAAAACCTGCCTAAGAAAAGGGCATAA
- the cheR gene encoding protein-glutamate O-methyltransferase CheR has translation MKSTPSQNRPESASILTQMVDRLPLSDTHFRRISQLIYQRAGIVLADHKREMVYNRLVRRLRLLGINDFGQYLALLESDPNSAEWQAFVNALTTNLTAFFREAHHFPILAEHAKKRPNGYTIWSTAASTGEEPYSLAMTLAEVLGNKASGCQVWASDIDTQVLEKATAGIYRQEELRSLSPQQLQRFFLRGTGPHSGLVRVRPELASMVHFQQLNLLAPDWSVPAPFDAIFCRNVMIYFDKETQERILRRFVPMLKPGGLLFAGHSENFSQISREFYLRGQTVYGLAKER, from the coding sequence ATGAAAAGTACACCATCGCAAAATCGCCCTGAATCTGCTTCTATTCTGACGCAGATGGTTGACCGGTTGCCGTTGTCGGACACACATTTCCGTCGAATCAGCCAATTAATATATCAGCGTGCCGGCATTGTCCTCGCCGATCACAAACGCGAAATGGTTTATAACCGTTTGGTCAGACGTCTCCGTTTATTGGGTATCAATGACTTTGGCCAGTATTTAGCACTACTGGAGTCAGATCCTAACAGTGCGGAATGGCAAGCCTTTGTTAATGCATTAACGACTAACCTGACAGCGTTTTTCCGCGAAGCCCACCATTTTCCCATATTGGCAGAACATGCAAAAAAACGTCCAAATGGCTACACCATCTGGAGTACGGCGGCGTCTACAGGGGAAGAACCTTATTCATTGGCGATGACACTTGCTGAGGTCTTAGGTAACAAAGCGAGTGGATGTCAGGTATGGGCCAGTGACATTGATACCCAAGTGTTAGAAAAGGCAACGGCTGGCATCTATCGCCAAGAAGAATTGCGCTCTCTTTCTCCACAGCAACTACAGCGGTTTTTTTTACGCGGTACTGGGCCACATAGCGGTTTGGTTCGCGTTCGCCCTGAGCTTGCGTCCATGGTGCATTTCCAACAACTAAATCTGCTCGCACCTGATTGGTCCGTCCCCGCACCATTCGATGCTATTTTTTGTCGCAATGTAATGATTTATTTCGATAAAGAAACTCAAGAGCGTATTCTCCGTCGATTCGTCCCGATGCTTAAACCGGGTGGACTGTTATTTGCTGGGCATTCAGAGAATTTCAGCCAGATCAGTCGTGAATTCTATTTGCGCGGGCAAACTGTATATGGACTGGCTAAGGAAAGATAA
- a CDS encoding DMT family transporter, translating into MEKCTHFFSDKKVVFFIATLCCLLWGSAYPAIKNGYELFHIADDDIPGKLVFAGYRFAFAGLLLLALAVLSGRSIGRFQRGQLAQLTILGTFQTSLQYVFFYIGLAYTTGVKGSIMNATSTFFSVLLAHYLYQNDKLNINKIIGCILGFAGVMAVNINSNGMNIGFTLLGDGFVVIASFILSASTIYGKRISQTMDPTVMTGYQLAIGGIILTISGYCTGGSLIIPDWRAVLMLGYLILLSSAAFSLWSQLLKYNRVGMVAPFNFLIPVSGTLLSALFLNESILEWKYFFALILVCSGIWLVNRVVKTRSGK; encoded by the coding sequence TTGGAAAAGTGCACGCATTTTTTTTCTGATAAAAAAGTTGTTTTTTTTATCGCCACATTATGCTGTCTACTGTGGGGGAGTGCTTATCCGGCCATTAAAAATGGCTATGAGCTGTTTCACATTGCGGATGATGATATTCCTGGAAAACTCGTCTTCGCGGGTTATCGATTCGCGTTTGCCGGACTGCTGCTGCTGGCGCTAGCCGTGTTAAGCGGGCGGTCTATCGGGCGTTTCCAGCGTGGGCAGTTAGCCCAACTGACAATATTGGGAACATTTCAGACATCATTGCAGTATGTTTTTTTCTATATCGGTTTGGCTTATACCACCGGTGTTAAAGGTTCGATCATGAATGCAACCAGTACGTTTTTCAGCGTCCTTCTTGCTCATTATTTATACCAAAATGATAAATTAAATATCAATAAGATAATTGGTTGTATATTAGGTTTCGCTGGTGTGATGGCAGTTAATATAAACAGTAATGGAATGAATATTGGTTTTACACTATTAGGTGATGGGTTCGTCGTTATTGCCTCATTTATTTTGTCTGCATCGACTATATATGGTAAGCGGATATCACAAACGATGGACCCAACCGTCATGACCGGTTATCAACTCGCTATTGGTGGGATCATTTTAACAATATCGGGGTATTGTACAGGTGGGTCACTCATCATACCTGATTGGAGGGCTGTATTGATGCTAGGCTATCTTATTTTGCTGTCTTCAGCCGCTTTTTCATTATGGAGTCAATTGCTGAAATATAATCGAGTCGGTATGGTTGCTCCATTCAATTTTCTCATCCCGGTGTCTGGCACACTGCTGTCAGCGCTGTTTCTTAATGAGAGTATCTTGGAGTGGAAATATTTCTTTGCACTCATTCTGGTATGCTCAGGCATTTGGCTGGTTAACCGGGTCGTGAAGACACGATCGGGAAAATGA
- a CDS encoding HAMP domain-containing protein, which translates to MFNRIKVVTGLMLVLVLFGALQLISGGLFFSALKNDKDIFSSTQVINQKRSELDSAWSYLLQTRNTLNRAGTRFALDVSGTGAGVGGKELLTSAEKQLAVANDYFIRYEKMPQDARQDDSISRGVKENYVALNAALTELIQFLNAGEFKKFIEQPTQRFQDNFEKAYYVYKAENDKLYQAGIAKNDAAYDSALWILGSIITLVFALALFSWFGIQQLLIRPLNSIVEHIRHIAKGDLTKTTDFHSSNEMGILADSIRHMQSEFVSTVSAVRQGADAIYTGATEISAGNNDLSSRTEQQAASLEETAASMEQLTATVKQNAENARQASQLALSASETAQKGGKVVDNVVRTMHNIAGSSQKIADITSVIDGIAFQTNILALNAAVEAARAGEQGRGFAVVAGEVRNLAQRSAQAAKEIKSLIEDSVSRVDEGSVLVESAGETMGEIVSAVTRVTDIMGEIASASDEQSKGIDQVGQAVTEMDRVTQQNASLVEESAAAAVALEEQVKVLNQAVAVFRLSEDTGSFRRTTQATAGQKPVLLAPSVNGGKKAKEGSSTDNWETF; encoded by the coding sequence ATGTTTAACCGTATAAAAGTTGTTACCGGTTTGATGCTTGTACTGGTGTTGTTTGGGGCACTCCAGCTTATTTCTGGTGGTTTATTCTTTAGTGCATTAAAAAATGATAAGGATATCTTCAGCTCAACGCAGGTTATTAACCAGAAGCGTTCCGAGTTGGACTCTGCATGGTCATATTTATTACAGACCCGTAATACACTCAACCGCGCGGGTACGCGTTTTGCCCTTGATGTAAGCGGGACGGGGGCGGGAGTTGGTGGTAAAGAGCTTCTCACCTCTGCTGAAAAGCAGCTTGCAGTGGCAAATGATTATTTCATCCGCTATGAGAAAATGCCTCAGGATGCACGGCAGGATGACAGTATTTCTCGTGGCGTAAAAGAAAACTATGTCGCTCTGAATGCGGCACTGACCGAACTCATTCAGTTTTTGAACGCAGGGGAGTTTAAGAAGTTTATTGAGCAACCGACCCAGCGCTTTCAGGATAACTTTGAAAAAGCGTATTACGTCTATAAAGCAGAAAACGATAAACTTTATCAGGCTGGTATAGCTAAAAATGATGCAGCGTATGACTCGGCGCTTTGGATTCTAGGTTCTATCATTACTTTGGTTTTTGCCCTAGCCTTGTTTTCCTGGTTTGGTATTCAACAATTATTAATTAGACCGCTAAATAGTATTGTTGAACATATTCGCCATATTGCGAAAGGCGATCTGACAAAAACGACTGATTTTCACAGTAGTAATGAAATGGGAATTCTGGCTGACAGCATTCGCCATATGCAAAGTGAGTTTGTTTCGACGGTGAGCGCGGTTCGACAAGGTGCTGATGCTATTTATACCGGCGCTACAGAAATTAGTGCAGGGAATAACGATCTTTCCTCACGTACTGAACAACAGGCTGCCTCGCTAGAAGAAACGGCGGCAAGCATGGAACAGCTGACGGCAACAGTTAAACAGAATGCGGAAAATGCTCGTCAGGCCAGCCAGTTGGCACTGAGTGCGTCAGAGACGGCGCAGAAGGGTGGCAAGGTCGTCGATAATGTCGTCAGAACCATGCACAATATTGCTGGAAGTTCCCAAAAAATTGCCGATATTACTAGTGTAATTGATGGTATTGCTTTCCAAACCAACATTCTTGCGCTGAATGCGGCGGTTGAAGCTGCCAGGGCAGGAGAGCAGGGCCGTGGATTCGCGGTTGTTGCAGGGGAAGTTCGTAATTTGGCGCAGCGTAGTGCTCAGGCTGCAAAAGAAATTAAAAGTCTGATTGAAGATTCTGTCAGCCGGGTCGATGAAGGTTCTGTCTTGGTTGAAAGTGCTGGTGAGACGATGGGAGAGATCGTCAGTGCCGTCACTCGTGTAACGGATATTATGGGCGAAATTGCCTCTGCTTCTGATGAGCAAAGTAAAGGTATTGATCAGGTCGGTCAGGCTGTAACTGAGATGGATCGGGTTACGCAACAAAATGCCTCCTTGGTTGAAGAATCTGCGGCTGCCGCCGTTGCATTGGAAGAACAAGTGAAAGTGCTGAATCAGGCCGTCGCTGTATTCCGTTTGTCGGAAGATACGGGGTCGTTCAGAAGAACGACACAGGCAACCGCGGGTCAGAAACCTGTGTTGTTGGCCCCATCGGTGAATGGCGGTAAGAAAGCGAAAGAAGGTTCATCAACTGACAATTGGGAAACCTTCTGA
- the flhC gene encoding flagellar transcriptional regulator FlhC, with the protein MAEKSIVQEAKDIQLAMELISLGARLQMLESETQLSRGRLIKLYKELRGSPPPKGMLPFSTDWFMTWEQNIHSSMFYNAYSFLIKNGQCSGVEAVIKSYRLYLEQCPPQSDSPLLALTRAWTLVRFVDSGMLQLSSCNCCKGMFITHAHQPKNSFVCSLCQPPSRAVKRRKLSQNLADIIPQLLDEQVKHAV; encoded by the coding sequence ATGGCGGAGAAAAGTATTGTTCAGGAAGCGAAAGACATCCAATTGGCGATGGAGCTCATTTCGCTCGGTGCTCGTTTACAGATGCTGGAAAGTGAAACTCAGTTAAGTCGCGGACGTTTGATTAAACTGTACAAAGAACTTAGAGGAAGTCCGCCGCCAAAAGGAATGTTACCTTTTTCAACGGATTGGTTTATGACCTGGGAACAGAATATTCATTCATCAATGTTCTACAACGCCTACAGCTTTTTGATCAAAAATGGGCAGTGCAGCGGCGTTGAAGCAGTTATTAAATCTTATCGACTTTACTTGGAACAGTGTCCGCCGCAGAGCGATTCTCCACTGTTAGCATTGACACGGGCTTGGACACTAGTCCGGTTTGTTGACAGCGGTATGCTGCAACTATCGTCATGTAATTGCTGTAAAGGGATGTTCATTACCCACGCTCATCAACCTAAAAACAGTTTTGTTTGTAGTTTATGCCAACCCCCTTCCCGAGCGGTAAAAAGGCGTAAACTTTCGCAAAATCTTGCCGATATAATACCTCAACTGCTGGATGAACAGGTAAAACACGCAGTCTGA
- the cheW gene encoding chemotaxis protein CheW: MTGLASVTKLTGETVGQEFLIFTLGDEEYGVDILKVQEIRGYDQVTRIANTPSFIKGVTNLRGVIVPIVDLRVKFAKLDVEYDDNTVVIVLNLGQRVVGIVVDGVSDVLSLTADQIRPAPEFAVTLSTEYLTGLGSLGERMLILVDIEKLLSSEEMALVDSVLKV; encoded by the coding sequence ATGACTGGACTTGCAAGCGTCACGAAATTAACTGGCGAAACAGTAGGACAGGAATTCCTGATTTTTACGCTGGGTGACGAAGAGTACGGCGTTGATATTTTAAAAGTACAAGAGATTCGTGGTTATGACCAGGTAACACGTATTGCCAATACACCTTCCTTCATTAAAGGTGTCACCAACCTACGCGGTGTCATTGTACCGATTGTTGATTTACGCGTTAAATTCGCCAAGCTGGATGTTGAATACGACGACAACACGGTTGTTATTGTTCTGAACCTTGGCCAGCGCGTAGTCGGCATCGTTGTAGATGGCGTGTCTGATGTGTTGTCACTGACTGCGGACCAAATTCGACCAGCACCTGAGTTTGCTGTAACGCTGTCAACAGAGTACCTGACTGGTTTGGGCTCTCTGGGCGAGAGAATGCTGATTCTGGTTGATATCGAGAAACTGTTGAGCAGCGAAGAAATGGCGCTGGTCGATAGCGTATTGAAGGTCTAA